One genomic region from Phycisphaerae bacterium encodes:
- the ruvX gene encoding Holliday junction resolvase RuvX produces MTRYLGIDYGEKRIGLAVGDDVVRLASPVETIDNVALRDERIAAILRVAADYAADAFVLGLPLNMDDSEGPQAKVTRAFGDALAKASGKPVHYFDERLSSHTAGEKLIPAELTRKRKKSRLDAVAAQVMLQEFLDSSA; encoded by the coding sequence ATGACCCGTTACCTTGGCATCGACTACGGCGAGAAGCGCATCGGCCTGGCAGTGGGCGATGACGTCGTTCGCCTGGCGTCGCCGGTGGAGACCATCGACAACGTCGCGTTGCGCGACGAGCGTATCGCCGCGATTCTGCGCGTTGCCGCCGACTATGCTGCCGATGCCTTCGTACTGGGATTGCCCCTGAACATGGACGACTCGGAGGGTCCGCAGGCCAAGGTCACGCGGGCGTTCGGCGATGCCCTGGCGAAGGCGTCGGGCAAGCCGGTTCACTACTTTGATGAGCGTCTCAGCTCGCACACGGCCGGGGAGAAGCTCATCCCGGCGGAACTCACCCGCAAGCGGAAGAAGTCCCGTCTCGACGCCGTCGCGGCACAGGTGATGTTGCAGGAGTTTCTGGATTCGTCCGCGTGA